In one Pseudodesulfovibrio tunisiensis genomic region, the following are encoded:
- a CDS encoding PhoH family protein has protein sequence MAQKHYVLDTNVLIENPKSIAALRNGQDNQIYIPYTVLAELDGLKKDPRIGHVVSQAVRAILHDENINVLAPEFAVTLTDEWMDDRILKEIMHMAPEQAMLITNDRILQIKARCHGIPCEEYRDSDPFRSESQRYTGFVEDGETVIPNSFTWESGMPVFHGSGGPKPVNYTHEVWGVRPRSVYQNLAFELMLDEDIDLVSIQSEAGYGKTFLSLAAALYLTLERKDNVFRKIYLVKPVVEIGAKMGYLPGDIEEKMLPYIKYVQDLLLKLHDVRSANRVFKDPGADNLSLNPKRFEIQPVAFLRGMNIENAVVIVDEMQNLSRGETRALLTRMGEGVKCICLGDTRQVDNPYLNESNNGLNWTVKKLKGFRNYAHMVLKGDRSRGPITDIVLKAKL, from the coding sequence ATGGCACAAAAGCATTACGTCCTCGATACCAACGTCCTCATTGAAAATCCGAAATCCATTGCTGCCCTGAGAAACGGGCAGGACAACCAGATCTACATTCCCTACACGGTTCTGGCCGAACTGGACGGCCTGAAAAAGGACCCGCGCATCGGCCATGTCGTGTCACAGGCCGTGCGCGCCATTCTGCATGACGAAAACATCAATGTGTTGGCGCCGGAATTTGCGGTCACTTTGACCGACGAATGGATGGATGACCGCATTCTCAAGGAGATCATGCACATGGCCCCGGAACAGGCCATGCTGATCACCAATGATCGCATCCTTCAGATCAAGGCTCGATGCCACGGCATTCCGTGCGAGGAGTATCGGGATTCCGATCCGTTCCGGTCCGAGTCGCAACGGTACACCGGATTCGTGGAGGACGGCGAGACCGTGATTCCCAACAGTTTCACCTGGGAAAGCGGCATGCCCGTGTTTCATGGCAGTGGCGGTCCCAAACCCGTGAACTACACGCATGAGGTCTGGGGAGTCCGGCCACGCAGCGTGTATCAGAATCTGGCCTTCGAACTGATGCTGGACGAAGACATCGATCTGGTGTCGATTCAGTCCGAGGCCGGATACGGCAAGACGTTTCTGTCCCTGGCTGCGGCCCTGTATCTGACTCTGGAGCGCAAGGACAATGTGTTCCGCAAGATATATCTGGTCAAGCCCGTGGTGGAAATCGGCGCGAAAATGGGGTATCTTCCGGGGGATATCGAGGAGAAGATGCTGCCGTACATCAAGTATGTGCAGGACCTGCTGCTCAAGCTGCACGACGTCCGCAGCGCCAATCGTGTCTTCAAGGACCCGGGCGCGGACAATCTCAGCCTGAATCCCAAACGGTTCGAAATTCAGCCCGTGGCGTTTCTCCGGGGCATGAACATCGAAAACGCCGTGGTCATCGTGGATGAGATGCAGAACCTGTCCCGGGGCGAGACCCGGGCGCTGCTCACCCGCATGGGTGAGGGCGTGAAGTGCATCTGTCTGGGCGATACCCGGCAGGTGGACAACCCGTACCTGAACGAGTCCAACAACGGGTTGAACTGGACCGTGAAGAAACTGAAAGGGTTCAGGAATTACGCGCACATGGTGCTCAAGGGCGACCGTTCGCGCGGGCCCATCACGGACATCGTGCTCAAGGCGAAACTCTAG
- a CDS encoding lytic transglycosylase domain-containing protein, whose product MIRRVLIPLVAGFVLFSALPVRATPLEPAAFPSLESAIRIRGPLTFCGERVPLEDSQVRERLEKELLLMLWDRAQIILYLKRSTRFFPHIERVFSGAGLPSDLKYVAVIESALLSHAGSHAGARGVWQFIRSTGRNYGLTVNRYIDDRRNFHFATRAAARYFRDLYGMFGSWTMACAAYNMGEKGLERRVRQQKVSNYYRLHLPLETQRYMLRAIAAKIILSDPARFGFRLEPRDHYPPIRFDRVRLKTRWTVPVVVIAEAAKTDFKGIKDLNPQLLDDVVPGGDHSLFLPEGAARNFAKRFQPLIEKYRASYRGKSYTVRRGDTLSAIARKHGMPLSRLLKLNGMHRRSTIHPGQKLVIMK is encoded by the coding sequence ATGATTCGGCGCGTTCTGATCCCGCTGGTTGCGGGATTCGTACTGTTTTCGGCTCTGCCGGTTCGGGCGACCCCGCTGGAACCGGCCGCGTTTCCGTCTCTGGAATCCGCCATACGCATCCGGGGGCCGTTGACCTTCTGCGGCGAGCGGGTCCCTCTGGAGGATTCGCAGGTGCGCGAGCGTCTTGAAAAGGAGCTTCTGCTCATGCTTTGGGACCGCGCTCAGATCATCCTGTATCTCAAGCGTTCCACGCGGTTCTTCCCGCATATCGAAAGGGTGTTTTCCGGGGCCGGACTGCCCTCGGACCTGAAGTACGTGGCCGTGATCGAAAGTGCGCTCCTGTCCCACGCCGGGTCGCATGCCGGTGCGCGCGGGGTCTGGCAGTTCATCCGCTCGACGGGCAGGAACTACGGACTGACCGTGAACCGGTACATCGACGACCGGCGCAATTTTCATTTCGCCACCCGGGCCGCTGCCCGGTATTTCCGCGATCTGTACGGCATGTTCGGGTCATGGACCATGGCCTGCGCCGCGTACAACATGGGGGAAAAGGGGCTGGAAAGGCGCGTCAGGCAGCAGAAGGTGTCGAACTACTATCGGCTGCACCTGCCTCTGGAAACCCAGCGCTACATGCTCCGGGCCATTGCCGCGAAGATCATTCTGTCCGATCCGGCCCGGTTCGGATTCCGGCTCGAACCCCGGGACCATTATCCGCCGATCCGGTTCGACCGGGTGCGGCTCAAGACCCGATGGACCGTGCCCGTGGTGGTGATTGCCGAGGCTGCAAAAACGGATTTCAAGGGGATCAAGGACCTGAATCCCCAGCTTCTGGACGATGTGGTGCCGGGCGGGGATCATTCCCTGTTTCTGCCCGAGGGCGCGGCCAGGAATTTTGCCAAACGGTTCCAGCCGCTGATCGAGAAGTATCGTGCCTCGTATCGGGGCAAGAGCTATACCGTGCGGCGGGGCGACACACTGTCCGCCATTGCCCGCAAGCATGGAATGCCTCTGTCCCGGCTGCTCAAGCTCAACGGCATGCACCGCAGGAGCACGATACACCCGGGACAGAAGCTGGTGATCATGAAGTGA
- a CDS encoding DVU0772 family protein, protein MNNEDVNACKQWLNEVNWDMIHEDAITMYLEWGNNNYRDAMRAPVTRSGEYSIYFAIDTWEEPKVVLMRMDNYGSTVLCSKKLPPDLAADLKKDIGGIKGILELTPAIKEWLIAELEA, encoded by the coding sequence ATGAACAACGAAGACGTCAACGCCTGCAAGCAGTGGCTCAACGAAGTGAACTGGGACATGATTCACGAGGACGCCATCACCATGTATCTGGAATGGGGCAACAACAACTACCGCGACGCCATGCGCGCCCCGGTGACCCGGAGCGGCGAGTATTCCATCTACTTTGCCATCGACACGTGGGAAGAACCCAAGGTCGTGCTCATGCGCATGGACAACTACGGTTCCACCGTGCTCTGTTCCAAGAAACTGCCGCCCGATCTGGCCGCGGACCTGAAAAAGGACATCGGCGGCATCAAGGGCATTCTCGAACTCACCCCGGCCATCAAGGAATGGCTCATTGCCGAACTGGAAGCCTGA
- a CDS encoding TetR/AcrR family transcriptional regulator, translated as MKPKRSDGKATKAKLLDIALEKFAKKGRDGVGIRELAREGEVSLNTVMYHFESKENLYREVVTYSLERGLNYQELFDIHSKIDFSDRQAVSDAMFGIIRTLFLETAREEFIPQSDLIVQTVFGRDSILHRTLLEGFMIFENGMLAFLKRAGIEMAREKAVFCHTLMWSQLLYYVSARDMAKLDLGLEELPPDFYEHIAWKVTRACCREVGLPDPSPLN; from the coding sequence GTGAAGCCGAAACGGAGCGACGGAAAGGCTACCAAGGCAAAGCTGCTGGATATCGCCCTGGAAAAGTTCGCGAAAAAGGGGCGTGATGGCGTGGGCATCCGGGAATTGGCCCGGGAAGGGGAAGTCTCCCTGAACACCGTGATGTACCATTTCGAGTCCAAGGAGAACCTGTACCGGGAAGTGGTGACCTATTCCCTGGAGCGGGGGCTCAACTATCAGGAACTGTTCGACATCCATTCCAAGATCGACTTTTCCGACAGGCAGGCTGTTTCCGATGCCATGTTCGGGATCATCCGCACGCTGTTTCTGGAAACCGCGCGCGAGGAGTTCATCCCGCAGTCCGACCTGATCGTGCAGACCGTGTTCGGTCGCGATTCGATCCTGCACAGGACCCTGCTTGAGGGGTTCATGATTTTCGAGAACGGCATGCTGGCCTTTCTCAAGCGCGCCGGCATTGAAATGGCCCGGGAAAAGGCGGTGTTCTGCCACACCCTGATGTGGTCGCAGCTCCTGTACTACGTGAGCGCGCGGGACATGGCCAAGCTCGACCTCGGGCTGGAGGAACTGCCCCCGGATTTCTACGAGCACATTGCGTGGAAGGTGACGCGGGCCTGTTGCAGGGAAGTGGGATTGCCCGATCCTTCGCCCCTGAACTAG
- a CDS encoding PqqD family protein → MQLRRKKTPLPEFDRNQALDMVPVRNREVTENHLDSGLVRLNYPLALRPWYARIAARAGLWDGAPLIRKLELDRLGTFVWERINGADSVRDIASALAAHFQLQNREAELSTAAFLKTLGQRGIIGIRRVESENAD, encoded by the coding sequence ATGCAGTTGCGTAGAAAAAAAACGCCGCTCCCGGAATTCGATCGGAATCAGGCGCTGGACATGGTTCCGGTCCGCAACCGCGAAGTGACCGAAAACCATCTGGACTCCGGTCTGGTGCGACTGAACTACCCTCTTGCGCTCCGGCCCTGGTATGCGCGCATTGCGGCGCGGGCCGGACTGTGGGACGGTGCTCCCCTGATCAGAAAACTGGAGCTGGACCGTCTGGGCACGTTTGTCTGGGAACGCATCAACGGCGCGGATTCGGTGCGGGACATAGCCTCGGCTCTGGCCGCGCACTTCCAGTTGCAAAACCGCGAGGCGGAACTTTCCACTGCCGCGTTTCTCAAGACCCTTGGTCAGCGCGGCATCATCGGCATCCGCCGGGTCGAATCCGAAAACGCGGACTAG
- a CDS encoding PP2C family protein-serine/threonine phosphatase has translation MEALPVWELGLVILAPLAVAYVLRDFLEKRFVVPRRSCRRSLAQFRLELALYTAAGCCSALIMLVLHDIPLMQSGMKLVLGIFTVGVFAGLDASLWREQAVIREALAGGAIYDPPERFTPLTRRFSLVSVSVLLLVTVILLLVVFRDVQWLAGRLADRQSIRELGQAVFWEIVFVMGLLIAMVINLVLAYSRNLNLLFRNQTRVLERVSLGDLTRLVPVATTDELGFIAGHTNRMIGALRDRSRMREGLRIAQEVQQHFLPDAPPEVPGLQLAGVSRFSDETGGDFYDFIGCDDIECGRLAVAVGDVSGHGIGAALLMAAGRAVVRQGAAMPGSPSRNISLANRHLARDLTETGRFMTLFFLILDPAHRSMVWINAGHQPPLLYDPGSDSFRELRGEDIPLGVEESWQYHEHWMDYPTDGQVLLLGTDGAWEARNAKGEMFGNARIREIIRANARAGAQEILDAVSLAVRKFRGAGEQEDDVTLVVIRADDPA, from the coding sequence CTGGAAGCGCTCCCGGTCTGGGAGCTCGGGCTGGTCATTCTCGCGCCTCTGGCCGTGGCTTACGTCCTGCGCGATTTTCTGGAGAAACGCTTTGTGGTGCCGAGGCGTTCCTGCCGCCGGTCTCTGGCCCAGTTTCGGCTGGAGCTTGCCCTGTATACCGCAGCCGGGTGCTGCTCGGCCCTGATCATGCTTGTTCTTCACGATATCCCCCTGATGCAGAGCGGCATGAAGTTGGTGCTCGGCATCTTCACCGTGGGGGTGTTCGCCGGGCTGGACGCGTCCTTGTGGCGCGAACAGGCCGTTATCCGCGAGGCCCTTGCCGGAGGCGCCATCTATGATCCTCCGGAACGATTCACCCCTCTGACCCGGCGGTTCTCCCTTGTCTCGGTTAGCGTTCTGCTGCTGGTCACCGTGATTCTGCTTCTGGTGGTGTTCCGAGACGTGCAATGGCTGGCCGGGCGGCTTGCGGATCGGCAGAGCATCCGGGAGCTGGGGCAGGCCGTGTTCTGGGAGATCGTGTTCGTGATGGGGTTGCTCATTGCCATGGTCATCAATCTGGTGCTGGCCTATTCCCGGAATCTGAATCTGCTGTTCCGCAATCAGACCCGCGTGCTGGAGCGGGTCAGCCTCGGCGACCTGACCCGGCTGGTGCCCGTGGCCACCACGGACGAACTCGGCTTCATCGCCGGGCATACGAACCGCATGATCGGCGCGTTGCGCGACCGTTCCCGCATGCGCGAGGGATTGCGCATCGCGCAGGAGGTGCAGCAGCATTTTCTGCCGGATGCGCCTCCGGAAGTGCCGGGTCTGCAACTTGCCGGGGTCAGCCGGTTCAGCGATGAAACCGGCGGGGATTTCTATGATTTCATCGGGTGCGACGACATCGAGTGCGGTCGGCTGGCCGTGGCCGTGGGCGATGTGTCCGGCCACGGCATCGGCGCGGCCCTGCTCATGGCTGCGGGAAGGGCCGTTGTGCGGCAGGGCGCGGCCATGCCCGGTTCGCCGTCCCGGAACATCTCGCTGGCCAATCGGCATCTGGCGCGGGATCTGACCGAGACAGGGCGGTTCATGACCCTGTTCTTTCTGATTCTCGACCCCGCGCATCGCAGCATGGTCTGGATCAACGCCGGACACCAGCCGCCCTTGCTGTATGACCCGGGCTCGGATTCGTTTCGCGAACTGCGCGGAGAGGACATCCCGCTGGGCGTGGAGGAATCCTGGCAGTACCATGAGCACTGGATGGATTATCCCACGGACGGACAGGTGCTGTTGCTGGGCACGGATGGGGCATGGGAGGCGCGGAATGCCAAGGGCGAGATGTTCGGCAATGCGCGCATTCGCGAGATCATTCGGGCCAATGCCCGTGCCGGTGCGCAGGAGATTCTGGATGCCGTGAGCCTGGCCGTGCGGAAATTCCGCGGTGCCGGGGAGCAGGAGGACGACGTGACGCTGGTGGTGATTCGGGCCGATGACCCGGCGTGA
- a CDS encoding sensor histidine kinase, protein MNNKGRLKKTRPFFSTGRSISRDLTASLVFIVLLVALSMGGYAYWEQSQEMRNSAEEKAEDTITSVAEILAVPIWNLDYDNARLIGSVYTHDEMVQGIRIYGSRNEVVFAHEKFSGAQADFSKVRSIVFEGRTIGRAEIDFTLARQKKLLDEQLVVSSLIIVVAVSVILAVTGLLLRVFLNKPLAVLQQGIARVAKGDFSYDFGEVYHAELLEIAKRFRRMSSEIEAREKKLQAMNKTLQEAEEKYRGIFENAIEGIFQATPDGVLRRANPAMARIFGYESLDEFLSNVRSLSSRIMVNPDRIQEFYDQVRELGQVKRFEAEYYRRDGKTIWTSLNARAIYDDAGTLVFIEGILEDISERKKAEQELAELNRHLEQLVRERTEDLVNKARELEEANQRLRELDEMKSAFLSSVSHELRTPLTSILGFAKLLNKEFSKNFMPLAGDDKKLVRKGERIQENLFIISHEGERLTRLINDVLDLNKIESGRMGWRDERLNMGEIVDLAVQAVKGMFAQNPDVELIMEVDSGLPEIEADPDRMQQILINLLNNAAKFTEKGSVTVRAFPRFGQVRLEVADTGMGIHAEDQNRIFEKFHQTRSDTMESKPKGTGLGLTICREIVEHYGGRIWVESEVGQGSTFIFTLPAINA, encoded by the coding sequence ATGAACAACAAAGGCAGGCTGAAAAAGACGCGACCGTTCTTTTCCACCGGCAGGTCCATTTCCCGGGACCTGACGGCCAGCCTTGTGTTCATCGTTCTGCTCGTGGCCCTGTCCATGGGCGGATACGCCTATTGGGAACAGTCGCAGGAGATGCGCAATTCGGCCGAGGAAAAGGCCGAGGACACCATTACCAGCGTGGCGGAAATTCTGGCGGTTCCCATCTGGAATCTGGACTATGACAACGCCCGGCTCATCGGTTCGGTCTATACCCATGACGAAATGGTGCAGGGCATCCGCATCTACGGCTCACGCAACGAGGTGGTCTTTGCCCATGAAAAGTTCTCGGGCGCACAGGCCGACTTCAGCAAGGTGCGCAGCATCGTGTTCGAGGGCCGCACCATTGGCCGGGCCGAAATCGACTTCACGCTGGCGCGGCAGAAAAAGCTGCTCGACGAACAGCTCGTGGTCTCCAGCCTGATCATCGTGGTGGCCGTCTCCGTGATTCTGGCCGTGACCGGCCTGCTTCTGCGCGTGTTCCTGAACAAGCCGCTGGCCGTGCTCCAGCAGGGCATCGCCCGGGTGGCCAAGGGCGACTTTTCCTACGATTTCGGCGAAGTCTACCATGCCGAGCTTCTGGAGATAGCCAAGCGCTTCCGGCGCATGAGCTCGGAGATCGAGGCGCGCGAGAAAAAGCTTCAGGCCATGAACAAGACCTTGCAGGAGGCCGAGGAAAAGTATCGCGGCATTTTCGAAAACGCGATCGAAGGCATTTTCCAGGCCACGCCGGACGGAGTCCTGCGCCGCGCCAACCCGGCCATGGCCCGCATCTTCGGCTATGAATCCCTTGATGAGTTCCTTTCCAACGTGCGCAGCCTGAGCTCCCGGATCATGGTCAATCCGGACCGCATTCAGGAATTCTACGATCAGGTGCGCGAACTCGGACAGGTCAAGCGGTTCGAGGCGGAATACTACCGCAGGGACGGCAAGACCATCTGGACCTCCCTGAATGCCCGCGCCATCTACGACGATGCCGGGACCTTGGTGTTCATCGAAGGCATTCTCGAAGACATCTCGGAACGCAAGAAGGCGGAACAGGAGCTGGCTGAACTCAACCGGCATCTGGAACAGCTCGTGCGCGAACGTACCGAGGACCTCGTGAACAAGGCCCGGGAACTGGAGGAGGCCAACCAGCGACTGCGGGAACTGGATGAAATGAAATCCGCGTTTCTGTCCTCGGTCTCCCATGAACTGCGTACACCCCTGACCTCGATTCTGGGCTTTGCCAAACTCCTGAACAAGGAGTTCTCCAAGAATTTCATGCCGCTGGCCGGTGACGACAAGAAGCTGGTGCGCAAGGGCGAGCGCATTCAGGAAAACCTGTTCATCATCAGCCACGAGGGCGAACGGTTGACCCGGCTGATCAACGACGTGCTTGACCTGAACAAGATCGAATCCGGCCGCATGGGCTGGCGCGACGAACGGCTGAACATGGGTGAAATCGTGGACCTCGCGGTACAGGCGGTCAAGGGCATGTTCGCCCAGAACCCGGACGTGGAACTGATCATGGAAGTGGACTCGGGCCTGCCGGAAATCGAAGCCGACCCGGACCGCATGCAGCAGATACTCATCAATCTGCTGAACAATGCAGCCAAGTTCACGGAAAAGGGAAGCGTCACGGTGCGCGCATTTCCGCGCTTCGGGCAGGTACGGCTGGAAGTCGCGGACACGGGCATGGGCATCCATGCCGAAGACCAGAACCGGATTTTCGAGAAATTCCACCAGACCCGCTCCGACACCATGGAAAGCAAGCCCAAGGGAACGGGGCTGGGCCTGACCATCTGCCGGGAGATCGTGGAACACTACGGCGGACGCATCTGGGTGGAATCCGAAGTCGGTCAGGGCAGTACGTTCATCTTCACGCTTCCGGCCATCAACGCCTGA
- a CDS encoding transporter substrate-binding domain-containing protein, which produces MIKEQRSKVANSRGFPYAFTMGAIRGMIRMAMAACLFLATVIPARAEDRPVRILLAQAPGLAEQIDGSTQGLYADTARELARKAGLEARILAVPGSELWQCLEQGKADMILAPQVENLTSERDLGPIHTVRTGIIMRKDRQKLRLRQLRGGQGGRDPGHRA; this is translated from the coding sequence ATGATCAAAGAACAGCGCAGCAAGGTTGCCAACTCCCGGGGATTTCCCTATGCTTTCACAATGGGAGCAATTCGTGGAATGATCCGAATGGCCATGGCGGCCTGCCTTTTTCTGGCAACAGTGATTCCGGCCCGAGCCGAAGATCGGCCCGTGCGCATTCTTCTGGCACAGGCTCCGGGACTCGCCGAGCAGATCGATGGCAGCACGCAGGGACTGTATGCGGACACGGCCCGGGAACTGGCTCGCAAGGCCGGGCTGGAGGCCCGCATCCTTGCCGTGCCGGGATCGGAACTGTGGCAATGTCTGGAACAGGGCAAGGCCGACATGATCCTCGCCCCGCAGGTCGAGAATCTGACTTCTGAACGGGACCTCGGCCCGATACACACCGTGCGCACCGGAATCATCATGCGCAAGGACCGGCAGAAACTCAGGCTGCGCCAACTGCGCGGCGGACAGGGTGGCCGTGATCCCGGGCACCGGGCATGA
- a CDS encoding PilZ domain-containing protein, giving the protein MPVQSLAGPRIFVLTDTPEPYGKHLCRDGTEPVYTDNVPSLLEYLRGVAVAGLVLEIAKVMQAQLQDRDRLFGYAGTFPVLRSRMHPETGVAFLDDPDCFFRNLDAAAGEHCRGHARISMVLDCEFSGEDDPFLAKPVQASIMDISPGGCFIRTDRTASDQRFLYLRVPELGSTRPIFCNVRWLKSVRDSKAMPGMGVMFIDITPDQAKNISALRLKAS; this is encoded by the coding sequence ATGCCCGTGCAATCCCTGGCCGGCCCCCGCATATTCGTGCTGACCGACACCCCGGAACCGTACGGCAAACATCTTTGCCGGGACGGAACCGAACCGGTGTACACGGACAACGTGCCTTCCCTGCTGGAATATCTGCGGGGAGTCGCAGTGGCCGGGCTGGTGCTCGAAATCGCCAAGGTCATGCAGGCCCAGTTGCAGGACAGGGACCGGCTGTTCGGTTATGCGGGCACGTTTCCCGTGCTGCGCAGCCGCATGCACCCGGAAACCGGGGTTGCCTTTCTGGATGACCCGGACTGCTTCTTCCGCAATCTGGACGCGGCGGCCGGAGAACACTGCCGAGGACACGCGCGCATATCCATGGTACTGGACTGCGAATTTTCCGGGGAAGACGATCCATTTCTGGCAAAGCCGGTACAGGCAAGCATCATGGATATCTCGCCGGGCGGCTGCTTCATCCGCACGGACAGGACTGCAAGCGATCAGCGATTCCTTTACCTGCGAGTGCCGGAACTCGGCAGCACGCGGCCCATCTTCTGCAACGTGCGCTGGCTCAAGAGCGTACGCGACAGCAAGGCCATGCCCGGCATGGGCGTGATGTTCATCGACATAACGCCTGACCAGGCAAAAAACATTTCGGCCCTGCGCCTGAAGGCATCATGA
- a CDS encoding RluA family pseudouridine synthase produces the protein MPKVQNIIVSQAEAGQKLVQFLERRLGRSVPRSAIMRWIRKGEVRVDKGRKKPFDRVDAGQTVRIPPFEPGNDSRAVAPADAPALKISYHDDQLLAVAKPAGLAAHGGDGITDSVAGRLRLMFPNAEFTPTLAHRLDRDTSGMLLVARTYDVLRELNDLFAAGKVGKLYLAWVQGRWDEPGVTLLEDRMQKEGAPGRQKVRTGRGKTALAKVMGLVSGRHHSLVAVRLLTGRTHQIRVQLASRNHPIAGDMKYGEHGRPPMRLHCYAIRLPERTLTLPPVWSGKWMVPPDALREAIELLYEE, from the coding sequence ATGCCCAAGGTACAAAACATCATAGTCAGTCAGGCCGAGGCCGGACAGAAGCTGGTTCAGTTTCTGGAACGCAGGCTCGGAAGGTCCGTTCCCCGTTCCGCCATCATGCGCTGGATTCGCAAGGGCGAGGTACGTGTGGACAAGGGACGCAAGAAACCGTTCGACCGCGTGGACGCGGGACAGACCGTGCGCATTCCTCCGTTCGAACCCGGAAACGATTCCCGGGCCGTGGCTCCCGCGGATGCCCCGGCCTTGAAGATATCCTATCATGACGATCAACTTCTGGCCGTGGCCAAGCCTGCCGGGCTGGCTGCCCACGGCGGGGACGGGATTACCGACTCCGTGGCCGGACGGTTGCGGCTCATGTTTCCGAATGCGGAATTCACGCCCACGCTGGCGCACCGTCTGGATCGCGACACTTCCGGCATGCTGCTGGTTGCCAGAACCTACGACGTGCTGCGCGAACTCAATGACCTGTTCGCTGCGGGCAAGGTCGGCAAGCTGTATCTCGCTTGGGTGCAGGGCCGTTGGGACGAACCCGGGGTGACCCTGCTTGAGGACCGGATGCAGAAGGAGGGCGCGCCCGGCAGACAGAAGGTGCGTACCGGACGCGGCAAGACCGCGCTGGCCAAGGTCATGGGACTTGTCTCGGGCCGGCATCACAGTCTGGTGGCCGTGCGTCTGCTCACGGGCCGCACCCATCAGATTCGTGTGCAGCTCGCCTCCCGCAATCATCCCATTGCCGGGGACATGAAATACGGTGAACACGGCCGACCGCCCATGCGGTTGCACTGCTACGCCATCCGGCTGCCCGAGCGGACCCTCACTCTGCCCCCGGTCTGGTCCGGCAAGTGGATGGTCCCCCCGGATGCCCTGCGCGAGGCCATCGAACTTCTGTATGAAGAATAG
- a CDS encoding BON domain-containing protein, translating into MRAFSRFAFVFSLLAGLLLLNGCAVYDVAVEERNPGQWAEDKKTSAIIEERFLEDELVEYLHFDAYTYLGHVYVVGEYTSREQVDRAVEIARGVKGVREVTTYLLPKRDDPTCGTAGNMNISAKLKKALVNDSTIWSTNIDYEVLQCRVVLLGIVGTDEAKAAAEAHAASVPGVRGIKSFITVNR; encoded by the coding sequence ATGCGTGCCTTTTCGAGATTTGCCTTTGTTTTTTCCCTGCTTGCCGGGTTGTTGCTGCTGAATGGCTGCGCCGTGTACGACGTGGCCGTGGAGGAGCGGAATCCCGGGCAGTGGGCCGAGGACAAGAAGACGTCCGCGATCATCGAGGAGCGGTTTCTTGAGGACGAACTGGTCGAGTATCTGCATTTCGACGCCTATACCTATCTCGGTCACGTGTATGTGGTGGGCGAGTACACGAGCCGCGAACAGGTGGATCGGGCCGTGGAGATCGCCAGGGGCGTGAAGGGCGTGCGCGAGGTGACGACCTACCTGTTGCCGAAACGCGACGATCCGACCTGCGGCACTGCCGGGAACATGAACATTTCGGCCAAGCTCAAGAAGGCGCTGGTCAATGATTCCACGATCTGGTCCACGAACATCGACTACGAGGTGCTTCAGTGCCGCGTGGTGCTGCTCGGCATCGTGGGCACGGATGAGGCCAAGGCCGCTGCCGAGGCGCATGCCGCAAGCGTTCCCGGCGTGCGCGGAATCAAGTCCTTCATCACGGTGAACCGCTAG
- a CDS encoding C40 family peptidase, which yields MARRHDRPRVFARMACCAACLGLLLFLAACAGRQHIETAPPGARPQSASRRTAVVRTAHAQIGRPYVWGGHSPARGFDCSGLVWYVYRSHGVALPRISWQQFGAGRPVSRQSLQPGDLVFYKVVKSGKQLHVGIVTGRGTFIHSPSSGRHVMESSLANAYWRKHYIGARRIF from the coding sequence ATGGCTCGCCGTCACGACCGTCCCCGCGTCTTTGCCCGGATGGCCTGCTGTGCGGCATGTCTGGGCCTGCTGCTGTTTCTGGCTGCGTGCGCAGGTCGGCAACACATCGAGACCGCCCCGCCCGGTGCCAGGCCGCAGTCGGCATCCAGACGCACGGCCGTGGTGCGCACGGCTCATGCACAGATCGGGCGGCCCTATGTCTGGGGCGGGCACTCTCCGGCTCGGGGATTCGATTGTTCGGGGCTGGTCTGGTACGTGTACCGCAGTCACGGCGTGGCTTTGCCGCGCATTTCATGGCAGCAGTTCGGAGCCGGTCGACCGGTTTCCCGGCAGTCGCTTCAGCCCGGTGATCTCGTCTTCTACAAGGTGGTCAAGTCCGGAAAGCAGTTGCACGTGGGGATTGTCACGGGCAGGGGCACGTTCATTCACAGCCCGAGTTCGGGCAGGCATGTCATGGAATCCTCGCTGGCAAACGCCTACTGGCGAAAGCACTACATCGGTGCGCGCCGCATTTTCTGA